The Deinococcus yavapaiensis KR-236 genomic sequence ACGTCGGCGCCCAGGAAGGAGAAGCCGGGCTTGCTGTACACGCGGCGGTACGGCCCGGATTTTTCCGAGTGACACGACGCGCCTTGCCCGTCGAACACCGTCGGCAAGACCGACCGCAGCAAGCCGCCGAGATCGAAGCCCGCCGCGAGCCGCTCGCGCGGCGTCCAGAACTTCGCGTGAAACGCTCCTTCGAGGTCGCGGCGACTCGTGTACACCCGCCCGTCCGGCGCGAGCGTCACGACGCCGAAATCGGCGAGGTCGCCGATCGCCTTCTCGGCGCGGTACACGTCGGGATGCAGAATCGGGCGGGGAAAGGCGAGGGGCGAGAAGGCAAGCGGGCTCGGCGGCATGACGTCAGCCTACGGGCCCACCTCCTCGTGTCCGTGAGCCGCACCTTCAGGCGATCTCAGCGCAGCACGACTCGACTCGCGTTCGCCTTCGTTCGCAAGAGGACGCATGGCGTGTTGTTCGCCGGGGAAGCCTCAGGCTCGCTCCGCCATTATGTGGAGGCGTCGCGCCGGAAGGAGCCGTTAAGCTGGCTCGGTGACTCATTCGAACGAACACGCTCAAGAACTCGAGATGAAGCGCCGCCTGCTGAACGCGTACGACGCGCAATTACGAGAGCAAGCCGAAGTGATGGCCTCCACGAGCTTCGACCGTGACGGACCTTTGTGGCGCGCCAAGTACGACGATCGCGGCTTCGTGACGTACCGCGACCTCAGCGGCCTCACGGGCGCGGCCCTCGACGACCTCGTCGCGCGAACCGTGGCGCACTTCGCGTCGGACGAGCGCATCACCCACTTCGAGTGGAAGACGCGCGGGCACGACGCTCCCGAGGACTTGCCCGCGCGTCTCGTCGCGCACGGCTTTCAAGCCGAGGAGCGTGAGACCGTGATGCTCGGCGAGGCGCGCCTGCTCGCCGGGAACGTGCCCTTGCCCGACGGAATTCGCTTGCGCCGCATCGACGACCAGCCCGACCCGATGCCGGACATCGAGCGGGCCGCGCGCGCCCAGGACCGCGCGTTCGGCTTCGCGTTCGGCGTGGACGACTTCGTGCGCCGCCTCGAATCGAAGCGAGACTTCCTAGAGATCTGGGTGGCCGAGACGGACGACGAGGTCGTGTGCACGGGCCGCCTCGAAGTCGTACCGAACAGCGAGTTCGCGGGATTGTGGGGTGGCGGGACCTTGCCGCAGTGGCGCGGGAAAGGCATCTACCGCGCCTTGACCGCCGAGCGCGCCAAGTCCGCCTTGCGCCGCGGCGTGCGTTACTTGCACAGCGACTCGACGGAGTTCTCTCGCCCGATCCTGCAACGCAGCGGCTTTCTGCCGATCACGACGACCACGCCTTACATCTGGCGCCGCTGAAGCGCGGATTCGCTGCGGGCGGGCGCGACGGGAAACGTGAAGTGGAAGGTGGTACCCACGCCCACCTCCGACTTCACCCAGATGCGCCCTCCGTGCTCTTCCACCACGCGCTTCACGATCGCGAGGCCCACACCGCTTCCCAAGAAGTCCTCACGGCGGTGCAGACGCTGAAACACCTGGAAGATCTTGTCGAAGTACGCCCCGTCGATGCCGATGCCGTTGTCGGCCACCTCGAAGTGCGCCATGCCGTCCTCCACCGAGGCCGAGACGTGCACGACCGGCGCGCGCGTCTCGGAGCGGAACTTC encodes the following:
- a CDS encoding GNAT family N-acetyltransferase, with translation MTHSNEHAQELEMKRRLLNAYDAQLREQAEVMASTSFDRDGPLWRAKYDDRGFVTYRDLSGLTGAALDDLVARTVAHFASDERITHFEWKTRGHDAPEDLPARLVAHGFQAEERETVMLGEARLLAGNVPLPDGIRLRRIDDQPDPMPDIERAARAQDRAFGFAFGVDDFVRRLESKRDFLEIWVAETDDEVVCTGRLEVVPNSEFAGLWGGGTLPQWRGKGIYRALTAERAKSALRRGVRYLHSDSTEFSRPILQRSGFLPITTTTPYIWRR